The following coding sequences lie in one Spinacia oleracea cultivar Varoflay chromosome 1, BTI_SOV_V1, whole genome shotgun sequence genomic window:
- the LOC110801387 gene encoding putative disease resistance protein At3g14460, whose protein sequence is MAIGETFLSAFLQVLFEKLMSPGVNMFMKLVNRGGIKQEQQQTLKQWEKQLRMIEAVLSDAELKQVESNNNNNGVKSWMMDLQDLAYDLEDVLDAFATQAQFYELMIKQDNHARVSNSNSNSNSNSNSARLTNNNMVQSIVVGGAKAVEHLSLMFNTGQDFSARIEEIDQQLKEILSQTEGLGLSVHLMHQQVTPQRTERQWKSWRESTSLLCEPFVYGREGDRIEITHRLLNDENSSPGNNYVVIPIVGKGGIGKTTLAQLVYNDEQVDVFALKAWVYVSQVFDAKRITTSILNSITGETNTFCDLNQAQVRLKQVLTNKRFLIVLDDMWTGKYSDWNDLRTPLRAGAKGSRVVATTRSQKVARIMNPHPNSMISLEYLSDDDCWHLIMQHAFDDANIALSPNFSSMRDGMIKKCKGIPMVAKALGGHLRTKVEESEWQETLDYDTLSMDENRVLQVLELSFHDLPSHLKRCFAYCSIFPYDHIFTEKDVILLWMAEGLLPGNVGNKQMEDIGHEYFHDLVSTSFFDRSLKGSEYFKMHSLQSDLSRQVAGDICFAIKDISVSNDSQKASCRARHISFSKLDEHEDYKDLFPLKKVSHFRTFAHFNKHIHPGSSIQVLDLVRKFECMRVLQLPHMDVKNFPDAIGDLKLLRYLNLSYNSIEELPDSISNLVNLQTLLLKGCSKLQKLLTNMRCLTNLRHVDIDGTSVQEMPSGIGNLANLQTLQNFIIGTNAPIIRELKNMRYLRGKLTITGLENVVNSNDAEEARLHEKSGLDELEMVWEWGSFTNGVDDNTKIDVLHQLEPHKSTKVLTIRNYKGVTFPSWLGDPCFINMVIINLVGCERCEFLPPLGKLPSLKELMIQEMRGLKTVGCDFQGVGCSDPFPALRTLRFKSMNSWESWLQTSADNRGFSCLEELSIKDCPSLQQYLPSCLPLLQTLEIQHCKQLYASLPSLPRLQKLIIDDCSSLVMVDQLPFTLRQLVISSCQKLQFVEFGESYSSSGEKISLEVVEVVNCQSLSTLLCKDRLQAHSGNIELLLFEQGLCPSKLSLLTTLTISECPYLISFPEDLVLSGLRNLLISVCRNLESLPNQMHNFTSLQDLILTNCPKIHYFPKGGLPMNLISLYLDGLSMEQPMQEWELQNLNSLEKLSISDVGWSSNSIHTFPNQDIDLPSSLLGLAISGFPNLKSVSCLRILNLSSLYIRRCKELENFVDNSLPRGLKELWVVQCPLLRDQMERDPLRHTLSCITHLRVY, encoded by the exons ATGGCAATTGGAGAAACTTTCCTGTCAGCATTTCTACAAGTGTTGTTTGAGAAGCTAATGTCCCCTGGAGTTAACATGTTCATGAAGCTGGTGAACAGAGGAGGGATAaaacaagaacaacaacaaaCCTTAAAACAATGGGAAAAACAACTAAGAATGATAGAGGCCGTATTAAGTGACGCGGAGCTGAAGCAAGTCGAAagcaataacaacaacaatggtGTTAAGTCATGGATGATGGATCTTCAAGACTTGGCTTATGACTTGGAGGATGTGTTGGATGCGTTTGCTACTCAAGCTCAATTTTACGAGTTGATGATCAAACAAGATAACCACGCCCGTGTTTCCAACTCCAACTCCAACTCCAACTCCAACTCTAACTCTGCTCGTTTAACAAATAACAACATG GTACAAAGCATTGTTGTTGGTGGGGCAAAAGCTGTAGAACATCTGTCCTTAATGTTTAACACTGGCCAAGATTTTTCAGCACGGATAGAAGAGATTGATCAGCAATTGAAAGAAATATTGAGCCAGACTGAGGGCTTAGGGCTTTCAGTTCATTTGATGCATCAACAAGTAACTCCACAAAGAACAGAACGACAATGGAAAAGCTGGAGAGAATCAACTTCTTTGTTATGTGAGCCATTTGTTTATGGACGGGAAGGTGACAGAATAGAGATCACACATCGATTACTGAATGACGAGAACTCAAGTCCTGGCAATAACTATGTTGTCATTCCTATTGTTGGAAAAGGAGGCATTGGTAAGACGACTCTTGCTCAACTCGTGTACAATGATGAGCAAGTTGACGTGTTTGCTCTAAAAGCATGGGTTTACGTATCTCAAGTGTTTGATGCTAAAAGAATAACAACATCAATTCTTAATTCAATCACTGGTGAAACCAACACGTTTTGTGATCTCAATCAAGCTCAAGTGAGATTAAAGCAAGTGCTAACAAATAAAAGATTCTTGATCGTGCTTGATGACATGTGGACTGGGAAATATAGTGATTGGAACGACCTAAGAACCCCATTAAGAGCAGGGGCGAAGGGAAGTAGAGTTGTGGCTACCACGAGAAGCCAGAAAGTGGCAAGGATCATGAATCCTCATCCGAATAGTATGATCTCGTTGGAGTATCTTTCGGATGATGATTGTTGGCATCTAATTATGCAACATGCGTTTGATGATGCCAATATTGCTTTAAGCCCAAATTTCAGCTCAATGAGAGATGGCATGATTAAAAAGTGTAAAGGCATTCCCATGGTAGCGAAAGCTCTTGGAGGCCATTTGAGGACCAAAGTGGAGGAGAGTGAATGGCAAGAGACGCTCGACTATGATACTTTGAGCATGGATGAGAACAGGGTATTGCAGGTGTTGGAGTTGAGTTTTCATGACCTCCCATCCCATTTGAAACGGTGTTTTGCTTATTGCTCTATTTTCCCATATGATCATATCTTCACGGAGAAGGATGTCATCTTATTATGGATGGCTGAAGGCCTTTTACCAGGAAATGTGGGAAACAAGCAAATGGAAGACATAGGCCATGAGTATTTTCATGATCTAGTatcaacatcattttttgatCGGAGCTTGAAGGGATCTGAATACTTCAAAATGCACAGCCTACAAAGTGATTTATCCCGACAGGTTGCAGGTGATATATGCTTTGCAATAAAGGATATTTCTGTAAGTAATGATTCGCAGAAGGCTTCTTGTAGAGCTCGACATATATCCTTCTCTAAACTAGATGAACATGAAGATTACAAAGATCTTTTTCCCCTAAAAAAGGTCAGCCACTTTCGtacttttgctcattttaacAAGCATATTCATCCCGGTTCTTCAATTCAAGTACTTGATCTTGTAAGAAAGTTTGAATGCATGAGGGTGCTGCAGCTACCTCACATGGATGTTAAAAATTTTCCTGATGCTATTGGTGATCTTAAACTCTTAAGGTATCTTAATCTCTCGTATAATAGTATTGAAGAATTGCCGGACTCTATAAGCAACCTTGTTAATCTCCAGACTCTGTTGTTAAAAGGCTGTAGCAAACTTCAAAAGTTGTTAACAAATATGAGATGCCTAACTAACCTTCGCCATGTGGATATTGATGGAACCTCCGTGCAGGAGATGCCATCCGGGATAGGGAATTTGGCGAACCTGCAAACACTGCAAAATTTTATCATAGGAACTAATGCACCCATCATAAGAGAGTTGAAGAACATGAGATATCTTAGGGGAAAGCTAACAATAACTGGATTAGAAAATGTGGTAAACTCCAATGATGCAGAAGAAGCAAGGTTGCATGAGAAATCAGGTCTTGATGAGTTGGAAATGGTATGGGAATGGGGAAGCTTTACTAACGGGGTTGATGACAACACAAAGATAGATGTGCTTCATCAGCTGGAGCCTCACAAATCTACAAAAGTGTTAACTATTAGGAACTATAAGGGAGTGACATTCCCAAGTTGGTTGGGAGACCCTTGTTTCATTAACATGGTTATCATAAATTTAGTAGGTTGTGAGAGATGTGAATTTCTACCACCACTAGGGAAGCTTCCCTCGTTAAAGGAACTTATGATTCAAGAAATGCGTGGCCTTAAAACAGTAGGTTGTGATTTTCAAGGTGTTGGTTGTTCAGACCCGTTTCCGGCATTGAGAACTCTGAGATTCAAGTCTATGAATTCTTGGGAGAGTTGGTTGCAGACATCAGCTGATAACAGGGGATTCTCTTGCCTTGAAGAGCTTTCAATCAAAGATTGTCCATCTCTACAGCAATATTTACCTTCCTGTCTCCCTTTGCTACAAACACTTGAGATACAACATTGCAAGCAGTTATATGCCTCACTTCCAAGCCTCCCTCGACTCCAAAAGTTGATAATAGATGACTGTTCATCCCTAGTCATGGTTGATCAGCTACCTTTCACCCTGCGGCAATTAGTTATCTCTAGTTGCCAGAAGCTACAGTTTGTGGAATTTGGGGAATCATATTCCTCCAGTGGTGAAAAGATTTCTCTGGAGGTTGTGGAGGTTGTCAATTGCCAAAGTCTGTCAACTTTGTTGTGTAAAGATCGCCTTCAAGCACATAGTGGAAATATTGAGCTTTTACTGTTTGAACAAGGTTTATGCCCGTCTAAACTGTCTCTTCTCACCACATTAACAATAAGTGAATGTCCTTATCTTATCTCATTTCCAGAAGATCTTGTTCTCTCTGGCCTACGAAATCTTCTGATATCAGTTTGTCGAAACCTGGAGTCTCTCCCAAATCAAATGCATAACTTCACTTCCCTCCAAGACTTAATTCTTACAAATTGTCCAAAAATACACTACTTTCCAAAAGGCGGTCTACCCATGAACTTGATTTCACTCTACTTGGATGGCCTTAGCATGGAACAACCAATGCAAGAGTGGGAGTTGCAGAACCTTAATTCTCTTGAAAAGCTCTCAATTTCTGATGTAGGgtggtcatcaaattcaataCATACCTTCCCAAATCAGGATATTGATCTTCCCTCATCATTACTTGGATTAGCCATTAGTGGTTTCCCAAACTTGAAATCGGTATCTTGCTTACGTATTCTGAATCTAAGTTCCCTTTATATTAGGAGATGTAAAGAACTCGAAAACTTTGTTGACAATTCTCTACCTCGTGGACTTAAAGAATTATGGGTTGTTCAATGTCCTTTGCTGAG